The sequence ACAGGGTCAATTTAAATGCCGATGAGACAGTGCAGGTGGGCGAATAAGAAATCTCTGTTGCTGAAGAGGCAACACCATTATCTGTAGTAAAGGAGCCGATTGAAAGAAAGATTCAGCCGAGGTAGATATGCCAGATAGCTATGATGAGTTGATGCAGGAAGTGGACATTGATGGTATAACTGGTAAATATTTGGCTAACATAGCTGAAGTAAAAGGCAATATACAAGAAGAAACAAAGGCAAGTCCAGTTGCGCCAGTAGAGAAAGAACCAGTTGCAATGGAGGATGAGCAAGAAAAGACAAGTCCAGTTGCAATGGAGGAAGATCATAAAAACAAAACTCCAGTTGCAATGGAGGAAGAGCAGGATGAAAGAACAAGTGCAGTTTCTATGGATGAAGAACCAGTTACAGACGAGAAAGAAAAGACAACTCCAGTAGATGAACAAGATGCATCAGAAAGGTAAAATTCATTCATTTACTTAGTAGATCGCTAAACTTAGTAGTAAATGATTTTTGGATGGAAGAAACTTGCCTCAAGTTGTCTCCATATGTTTAGGATTCAGCTTATTCAAGTTGGAAGCAACTTGCTCAAGTTGTGTCCATATGTTTAGGAAGCAACTTTCTTCAGGTTATCTCCATATGTGGAAGCAACTTCCTCAAAGTTGTCTCCTCTACTTGTTTTCAGTGTACTAtgtttttaatgaattttttccTCTCTCCGTACTTTGCTGAAATTGCAGGCAAGTAGCATATTCTACACAAGAGAATGaggatgaaaagaaaaaagaagatgaaatggTTGTTGTTCAACACACTCCAACATGTGTGCAAAACCAATCCTTTGAAGGTCCAACTTTTGATTTGCATTTGGATTCTCCGAAAGCACCAGTCCCAGCTTCTCAAATAACTGAACAACCAAAAGCAGACGAAAAGAGTGACTTATCAGAAACTGgagagcaagaagatgaagagaaaGTTGAAGAGAAATATGTTATTGGTTCTATTATTAAAAGAATCAAGAACGATCCAAGGAAGAGGAAGGGATTGGGAGATGGATTCACTGGAACAGGTTTACAccgaaagaagaacaagaaagaacAGGAAAGTGAAGTTATTGAGTTGGACGCAATAAAGTACATCGATCCAACACCTCCTCAACCAAAACCACTCAAGCGTGCAGAAATCCTTAAGCTTTGGGGATATTGCAACGAAGATAAAAAAATACTCCAAGAATTCTGCGAGGATGCCGCAGAAGGGTAAAAAACACTAAGACTTTTATACTGCTAGTTTTAGAATTGACTTTGGGTATTATTTCTCGCAGTTCCTTTAATTTTCCAATACTGATGTTTGCTGCTAGTAAAATATTTTGCAATATTGATGTTTATAGTTTTTAATAATGATGTTTGTTGTGTTGTTGGATTATGCAGGCAAACGACTTATTCTGCGCCGAATAATGAATTTCACATTAAGAAACAGTTCATCCAAAATCTATTGGATGATCTCTATATCGATAGTGACATCGTAGACTTCTACACCAGTATTCTTAAATCTAAGATGGAAAACGTTTCTCCTGATAATCCATACAACAAGCATGTAATACCAAATACAAATCTTTTGGTAAGTCACTTTTCATCTGATAAATTACATACTAGTTAGTATTAACAAATTGCATGTTATTTTGACTTGTAAAAACTTTTTGCAGAAATaaaatgtatttatctttttgttttttaaaaactTTTACAATGATGCAGAGATACGTGCAATTTTCCATGGCCAACAGAGACGAGAATGCAATAGAAACAAGTTTAGTAGCAGATTATGTGAGGGAAAATTACAAGTTGGATGCCGAGAACAAAATGCTGATGTTTCCACTGTGCATGAACTCCCACTGGGTGTTGCTGGTATTACATGAAGGACTATGGAAGATATGCAACTCTATGAGTCAGAGTACGCAGTTATCACGTCAGTTGCATACACTTACAAAGCCACTAAGAAAAGTTCTAAATGAGATTGGACATCGAGACAAATATTGTAGAGAAATTGTTTATACATTGAAGGTTCCAAAGGTGCTTCAACAACAAGAACACCCTGACTGCGcaatttttgtgtgtgtttttatgAAGATGTTGGTGAAATTCCAAGAGTTCGGTATTCTGGCAGGTGGAGTAAAGAAACATTATATTGGCCACTTTAACAAAAAAAGGATCAAGATGGCGTTCCGTATACTACATGCAACTGATGAATGGAAGAAGCCGAAAGGCACAAATTCGAGTCAGATTGTCATATATTCCCAGTAGTACTGAATGACAGAGACAACTTGTTAGTATTATCTAGAATTATCTGATTGAACTAcattttttagtattttttagtACACTTATGTTGGTATTATCTAATTTGTTAGTATTATCTAGTATTATTCTGATTGAACTACAAATTACTATTGCTTGTATACATTATGTTGGTATTATCTAATTAAAGTACACTTCTTAATATTGTCTAGTTAAAGTTTGAATGGTTTGATTATTTCCCTTGATTATATTCAGTGTTGCAATATTTCTATATGGTTATAGGTTTGCATAGGTAAAAAATACAGAGAGAAAACTTGCAGAAGTTGTTCCCAGAATGGAAGCAACTAAAACAAGTTGTCTCCATAATACGGAAGCAACTTGCAGAAGTTGTTCCCAGAATGGAAACAACTAGAACAAGTTGTCTCCATAAAATGGAAGCAACTTGTAGAAGTTGTTCCCAGAATGGAAGCAACTAGAACAAGTTGTCTCCATAAAATGGAAGCAACTTGCAGAATCTGTGGACATAACCAACAAAGCAAATAATAATACAGACCAAAATGATAACAACTGCAGAACAACTAAGAATGTACCATTATCAATTAAAAAGACAACCAAGTTCACAAAAACAGAATCAGAAATTcagaaaaacataaaagaaaggtTCAGAAAGACATAAAACAAACATAAATGAAAAAAGTTGACAAGTCTAATGCAATTGAGAGATTTCATTGGAACATCATCCTGTAGAACCTTCCAATTCTAGACTGCCTCTTGAATATTGGTGGGCGAGGGGCCAATGGAGAAGTACGACATGTTCTACGATTATGGTATACAAGCATTCCACAGCGGCCACACTTTCTCTTCTTGCGAAATTTCTCACGGTAACTGCGTTTACGAACGGAATTTGGTCTTCCAACTTGTGGTCCAACAGAGGGAGGCATGACGTATTTGGTACGAGAAATCTCATCCGGCTTGTCACCATCAGGAATGGGATAGATAGGTTTTGAGTACATACCTCTTTAGTATTCGACGGTGTAATAAGGTGAGATGTGCTTGTATACCTCTTCCTCACCAATCTGCACCATAGCTTTCACAGAATTACTACAGGGAAAGATGTGTTTTTGCCACCAGTTATAAGTGCAAGTCTGGGAGTCCAAGTCAACAGTATGCTTCCCAGTATTAGTTATGATCTCAAATACCTTTTTCACTAGCTCTACGGACCTTGTATTTACGACAATCGGTAATCCTCTTGTCCAACCTTGCTTGCATATTGGGGGTAAGTCTTGTATTCCACTCGCTAGATGCAACCTTCCTCTTCCATATTGTCTCCATTGTCCTAGCACGAATACACTCAATCAACTCAATAGCTTGAAGACGCTTTTCATGCTTAATCAAGCTGTTGAAGCTTTCAGCTATGTTGGATGTAAGCTCTCCAAACCTTTCCCCTTCAAACTCATGAGAAACCCAATTCTTCAGTGGGATCTTCTTCATCCACTCAATAACAGAAAACAACTTCAAGTTGTGCATGCTTGACACTGCCTTCAAAAATTGCTCCTTCGTGACAGAACTATAGCATTGCTCAAACAACTTAATAGCAATTTGTCTACTCTTGCCCTTGCTAACTGGAATATTACTTTTCATATGGTACGAGCAATATGAGTGAAAATCATTCGGGAAGACAAGAGGTACATTGTTCAAAAGTCCAGTTCCACGATCAGATATGATGGTCAATGGACGATCAGCATCAACAATTCCCTTCAAATTTTCCAGAAACCAGTGCCAATTATCATCATTTTCACCTGATACAAGCCCAAATGCAAGTGGAAGTATCTCTGCAAAGTAAAAGTAATAAAATAATTTAATACAAAAATTGGGTACCATGTTTCGAATTATACAATAGAAGAAACCACGACAAGTTGTCTCCAGAAGAATGGAATCAACTAGAACAAGTTGTCTCCAGAATATGGAAGTAACTTGACCAAGTTGCCTCCAAAATATAAAATCCAAATCACAAGAATGAaaacaactagcacaagttgcctCCAAAATATGGAACCATCAAGTTGTTGAGGTTGTTCAcaaaaatataaacctaaaagGTTTGTTGAGGTTGTGCAATTACGTACAGTTGGCTACAAAGTTTTCTACCAAAAAGTTTGTCATAAAACAACACATCATAAAAAGAAAAGAGTAAAGAAGATGCATAATACCTTGGTTGCCAGTTTTCCCACAAGCTACCATAAGACCACCCCTAAACTTTCCAGTAAGAAACGTAGCATCAATTATTAGCATAGGACAGCAATACTTGTTGAAACCTGTGATGCAAGcttcaaaagaaatgaaaaacctctcaaactaCCGGTTTGAAGCATTAAACTCAAATTTAATGACACTTCCTGGATTATAACGCTTGACTGCTTCTTCATACCACAAGAAATCAGAGTACGACTTAATATCGTCTCCCCAaatatattttttgcaaaaatTTCAGTCCACGATATGCTTGATGGTAGCTGAGGTTAACTTTATACTCActgaaaaaaaaatcttgaatgTTCGCGGCTGTTTTCTCCTTACTTGAAACTCTAATATCGTCTTTATAATGTTCTTGATAAAAGTCTTCGTCATTCGAAGCTTTGAAGGATCAGAGCATGACAAACCACAAGAATGCTCCGATATAAAAGTCTTGCACTTAAAAGCATAGTTGTTAGGGAATGGCAAAGATGAGCGAAACCTCCACTTACatcctttttcttctttgaaaaGGCAACAAACAATATAACGCTTCTGATCAGTCTTCAAAGGTTTGACTTTGTACCCGCTCTCCACTTGATACTTCATCATGACATCACAGACTTCGTCTTTCCCTCCATAAAACATCTGACCAACACCGGTAAGAATTCCAGCCCAAGCATCACACTTTTTTGGCTCTCTTATAGATAATTCATTCATTGAAACATCATCAGTCGTGTCTTCAACAAAAGCCAAACTGCCAGTTGAAACACaacttgaagaagatgaagaagaagcagcacatgaagaacaagaagaagaaggagtttcGAATTGAACATTGAACTTCAAAACTTCTATTCCCTTAGCTTGGCAGTATATAACATGAAAATTCAAATCTAAATCAGACTGAACGGTTTGAAGTACCCCATTAACATCAGAAAGAATCTCAAAAGAACTTCGGAAAGAATATTCCAAGAATGTAACACAAGACTTTGCATCTCCTTAAAGGTAGTTGCTTCGGAAATAACATGAGATATGCTTAAGTTGCAAAAGTTAATCTCTGCGACAACCATATTTAccgacaaaaaaaaagaagggacTCAGTAAATTGCAAAGGATTATAATATACATGTCAATCTCTGCAACAACAAAGTAGTTTTTGGAGAAAAAATTGAAAGCAACCAACCAAAGTTGTTTCCACAACTAGAAGCAACTACCACAAGTTGCTTGGAGAAAAAATTGAAAGCAACCAACCCAACTTGTTTCCACAACTAGAAACAACTACCACAAGTTGTTTTCAGAATTGGAAAAAACTTAGACAAGTTGTCCTGGGATTCAATGTGTATTTTCAGTAACAATGACATTCAATATAAACAGCTTGACAAGCTACATTGCTTGTATTCACTAACATAATGTAATCAGGTTGAACTACTACATTATAACCTACAACATGTCCTGAGATTGAATATGTGATTCAGCATGTCCTGTAGCTTAAAATCTGGTCATGACGCAAATCACTCGGGGCTGCGCCCCTCATGAGAAGTATATTCAGGGTAATCAGTGGAAAAAGATGAAGTATACACATCATAAACTACATTGATGTTAGTGAATATGTGATTCAGCATATAACAGGTTCAACAACTACATTGGAACACCATCAATAgatatcaaaaactaataatatgaCCTAATATTCAGTTTCAGAAACAGTATGACCTGAAACTACATGAGATTTGTTTCTTAACTATTTATGAATAATTGTTATCAATTTCATTGTCATTCAAAATGATAATCATAGACTGAAAAACTGATTTATTCATTCAAAAGGTACAAACCTATCATATTCACGGTATGAACACAACAAAACAATTTGTAAATTACATTATTCAGAACAAAAtgttaaaacaaaacaaagattatagcaaaaaaaaagtaattcTTACCTGTTAACGAGATTGAACTTGAATAATGATAAGAAATCAAAATCGTTGTTTACTGAAGTAGACCTCTGCAATCGATGATTCAATCAAAACTCAAACAATGAAAGAAGCTTACAGAAGTAGATCTTCAGACTCAAAAAATCGATGTTGCAATCGAAAACTGAAGTGGATCTTCAGATTCAATGATTTGGTTTATGCAAACAACTCTGATTTCAGTTGAATTGAAGAACAATTATcagaaacttcttcttcaatggagAATAAACCAAATCTTACTCTGAAACTCCTTCACCGATTTCGATTGATTCAAACTAGATTCaagattcaatggagaataaccTGCATGTTTATTGAAGATTGATCTCGATTAATTCAATGGAGACTCAATGGAGATTCGGTTCTCAACTCTCTCTGATCTgaggtctctctgcaacttctctctgattttttttttgctttcgaGAAAACAGAATAGACGAAAGCTATTTAATCTCCGACATAATAAATGTTGTGGAGGTTAAAACCGGACTTTAAGACGTTGATGGATATTCAGCCCGTTGGAAATATGCCCCTGAAGGGTGTTCGTGCAAAGCCCATGGATACTAGGGGTTAAATAACATTCCCACCTAAAATAACTATCGTACACTCGCAATTTTCGACACGTCCAGGGCTTCTCCGTGTCTACAACTTGCATTGGGTTCCACGATCTCTAACTCATGTATTTTGTTATGTTTGGGTCGTTATGTTTGGGTCGATCACTACTCCACctcttttcagtttcttcacactttcttttcttctcaaaCTTATCCATTTTCTTTACCATCCATAAAACCACCAAGACTAAAATCCTAATAAATTCCTCATCTATCTAATTCTCAGACTCTAATTTTGTTGAAAAAGATggtttattttttggattttggatCGACTAATTTTGAGAATGATTTCTCGtcagtaattttttattttaattaggatttttgttgggatcctagtctcacattggttagatggggcttaattggtagtttataagtcaatggattCCCTcttctagtcaaccggttttcgagttgagttctacccatgggcttatgatgagtttagggtcggtaccctaacaattggtatcagagccaaccaccacgacccatgccCCCTCCATGGAAGGGATGacctataggctagattaaagtgttggagcacctatgtatgggcgtagttgtcacccgcattgaatattgatagggcagtgaagccgccataagagaaagggctaccttcgggtcagtgtcgatagagtgggccaacgaggacgttgggtctggaagcgtggtgggatgttgggatcctagtcccacatcGGTTATatggggcttaattggtagtttataagtcaatgggttccctctTCTGGTCAACCgtttttcgagttgagttctacccatgggcttatgacgagtttagggtcggtaccctaacagtTTTTTAATTCTACAGGTAGTGTGGTATTTAATTGTTGATGGAGCTCCCTGCTGGAATCAGATCGTTGATTATTTTCGTTATCATAATGCAACAACATTAAGTAAAATGATTAGTTTCATCTGTTATGGGTTCTCAATTTTGTCTTTTTTGGCTTGTtattgtgagttttttttttaattatcagTTTAGCATCTCTAGTTTTATTTTCAATTTGATTTCTCCTGCAGATTCAATTCATTCCATACGGGTAGATTGTATTTTGGGATAGTTACCATACTAAGAAAGCTCAGTCAAATTCAATTTGTGAATTTCGTGGATCTGAGACTTTATAAAAAGTTATTCTGTTTTCATATATATATGGCCTgatttgttgttgctggtgatgtTTTGCAGATGGAGATGGTTGAATGCTCTAACAGTTCAGGTTCAGTTGTTCCTTTATGTGTAGCTGCTCAAAGTGATCTTCTTGCAAGCCAAAATCCGTAGTATTATACCCTCCTCAATGAATTATTTatgtaggaattactgtttagtccaatttttcatgacccagttaatggctagtccacccgtgaaaaatatttactccctagtccaaaaacatatttttggactagattatttactctctagtccaaaaacttcgtggagattataaagtgtattttctaaataCTTAAAACACCATTTCAgttctaattagtatcaacacatgtaaatgttactagtagtatgttactacatactagtaatatcaatacggtgatactatatattaatatgtactatactagtagtaacaaaaatatcttactaatttgttactagtaaattaagtaactactttactatactagtatactatactagtagtaactagtatactagcaGTATActatatactagtatactagtagtaactagtactagtagtatacCATATAttatatactagtatactagtaactagtaactagtactagtagtaacatgtagtatcaatacataacaattttttgatatgtagtatcaatacataacatactacatatcaaacatagtacatatcaatatataacatattgatatgtagtatcaatacataacatattgatactacatattaatatgtagtatcaatatataacatattactactagtactagttactagtagtatactacatatattactagtatactagttactactatattactagtatactacatattactactagtatactacatattattactagtatactagttactacatattattactagttattacatactacatatgtagtaacatatatatgtattaatgtacataatattatatgttagggttagtagagtaattttattcttttcaaaacttttttggactagtCAGTAAATATGTTTTCTCACTGGACTAACTATTAATCTGGGTCCGGTTTATTGGACCAAACAAGAAAGTTCTCATTATTTATCCCTAAATTTTATGTTTTATGTTGACACCACTTGGATATGGTATACTATATACCCAACAGGCAGAGGAATTCATATTGAAGGTGGAATTGGTGAACATCGACCAACTGTGGTCGTAAGGTATAAGGTGCCCGTATGACCGAGATTTTGAAGCTGTGATATAGGTGCATGAGTGCCATTAGTTGTCCCATATAATTCTCATTGTTTTAGAGAGTGAAATTTTGCATGTCCTTTAACCTTTCATTTTTTATGATGACAGTGGCGGGCGAATCTCTAAATATCTCGAGTTCATGAAGGTAATTTTATTTGATATACTTcgttaaagtaaaaaaaaaaaaagcactaTTTTTCTCTCATAAACTCCATAGATCATAGATGAAATGTTGTTTATTTAGTTCAGAGAAACGAAAATTATAGTCTCATATATTGGCCTGACACCCTATGAAAGGATGTATACCATAGAACTCTGAACTTGATATCATAGCATTATAGGTCTGTAATCAATACCATGCACAATTGCGCATGTACGTGGGATATGATGTCTTAAGGGTTGAATGCAACATCTAGCTTAAAAAATGACCCACCTGGATCCTACAGTacaatctaaaactttttttttgtatgcTAATGATTTTTTGGAATAAAAAAATGTATCATGAAGTCTTACCGACTTTTACTTCTGCTGATCGTAGTTCTGATATTGGTTTACCCACATGAAACTTGTCACATTTGATTCCATTGTTAAATACCTCATTAAGATCTTTGTTTCATTTTACTTGATAGTTAAATGAAAATCTGAACATCTTGTCTGGATTTTCAGGGTTCATGAATGGCGAATTAGAAGATTCCTCAGCTAATTTCATGATCAGAAGTAGACCCCGGAACAGTGGTGAAGCTCCTGTTGGGTAGGAAGTTGTGGATCATATGTTGTTACTTGGTTACAAGTGTTTTGGCAAAGCTTTTGTTTTACTTCTAGATTTCAGATATATGGTTCATGGACATCCatctaagttttttttctttttttcttttgtatatcgCAGATCCAGCATTGGCAGCGAAAAACCATGCTTTACATTTGGGAATTTGTTTTCTTGCAGTCCCATCAATACTTCTCAATTTCAATGTTGATTATAATGCAAAACTTCATGTTCTTTCTGATGGTGAATTTTCCTTGCTGAACATATCCTTGCAATCGGTTGAACGCAGAGATATCGCCTTAAATGATACATACTGTGGACTTTTCATGTTTCTTTTTTCATTGGATAATTTTTAAACATGTTGGTAACTATCTTGATAGTGTggtaaaacataacaaggagACCGGACGGACCACATCCAACAACTTGTCATCTGGACCTGATGGTAAcaaactctttttcttttttcatttactAATATTTCTTGTTTCTGTATTTGCTCTTTACTAACTACTTTCTCCGCAGTTGTAGACACTTCTAACAACTTTCAAGGCACTGATGGATCCTTAGGCACAGTCTTTTGTAATTGATGGCGAGCAATGCAAAGACGAAGCACAACCAGAACTCTGTAAGCGTAGTTGAGTCATGCCTCCTTCGAGTTTGTGTGTTTCTATTGATTCTATCTTGTTCGATTTCTTATGTAATGTCGATCACTTTCTCTTAATACTGCCTGGTTCGTTGATGTTTGAATCCCATTTCACAATGTGATTTCAAGCTTCTGGAATATATTAGAGGACCCGATGAATTATACCTTGGCCTTCTTTACAATGTTATTGATCGCTAATTCCTCCATGTATATGGTGTGCTTTCATTTGTGCAAGAAGAATTCTGGAGCTGCAGGGCAAAGACGCTTCAAGGGTGAGGCATGTGGTACTGAATATTGCACAATCTCGGTGTATTGACATGTAATTGAGGATATTGTTGCACTCATCCAAGATTCAGACATGGTTATTCCTTAGGCTGGTAAGTTTCTGTATGATCTTTTATGTGGTCTGGGCACTATTCTGCACACTTTTGTGAGGACGAAGATTACCTTTCCCTTCGCCAATTGTTGCTAAATGTTGTTGAATCTCTCACCTATGAGATGAGTGGTTCTAATTTTTATTAGTTTGGATCATATGAAACCCTTGGCCAATTGTTGTTAAATGTTGTTGAATCTCTCACCTATGAGATGAGTGGTTCTAATTTTTATTAGTTTGGATCATACGAAAAGTTGTACTCTCTCCGTTATTTTTTAGTAGGCCGGTTTTCTAAAATagacatttcaaaaaaataggtcagtttcctaattgggaaagtcaaatgttattttagttttctgggaccacttttctcttaactttt comes from Papaver somniferum cultivar HN1 chromosome 7, ASM357369v1, whole genome shotgun sequence and encodes:
- the LOC113295861 gene encoding protein FAR-RED ELONGATED HYPOCOTYL 3-like; the encoded protein is MNELSIREPKKCDAWAGILTGVGQMFYGGKDEVCDVMMKYQVESGYKVKPLKTDQKRYIVCCLFKEEKGCFNKYCCPMLIIDATFLTGKFRGGLMVACGKTGNQEILPLAFGLVSGENDDNWHWFLENLKGIVDADRPLTIISDRGTGLLNNVPLVFPNDFHSYCSYHMKSNIPVSKGKSRQIAIKLFEQCYSSVTKEQFLKAVSSMHNLKLFSVIEWMKKIPLKNWVSHEFEGERFGELTSNIAESFNSLIKHEKRLQAIELIECIRARTMETIWKRKVASSEWNTRLTPNMQARLDKRITDCRKYKVRRASEKGI